TACAAAAGGAAATAATGGGTTTCTGTGCCGCAGAGCCATCTGCTCAAGGCCAGAGTTTTGATGTGTGAGTGAAGTTGCTTCATTAGGCTGTACGTTAACAGGTCGCTTGGGTATGTGGCACGGATGTTTAACATAGTCCTGGTGCAAACATCCCTCCTTATTTTACAGTCTAAAAGTGAAGCTTTTCAGAGCGCAGATAACGATTGGGCAAACTGCTGTGCAAGAGCAGCACCAGCTGCAAGGCAGCAAGCGGTACTTCTCCTGGGTCTGGCCCAGGAACATTTTCCATGAGCCCAGGCTGAGCGTAACTGTTGTGAGACATGAAAGCGGTGGTGGTTTCACAAAATATTGCCTCAGTGCTGGTTCCGGTGAGTGGGATGTCAATGGGAAGTATCGAAGTTTGCTATCTTTTTGAGGTTTTCTGTAAATATCTCCAGTGTGGAACTGCAGTCTCCTAAGTCGAAGTCCCTTATTGTACTTAGAAACGTCTGAGATCAAGCATCTACAGAAATAAGTGACACAACGCTCTCACTCTGGCGTACGGGAAAGCAAAAGAGGAATGGATTCCCATGACCATGGAAACTTAAAAGTTGCTACTCTTAAGACACttctaaatatttaaactgaCTGGAGCAGTCCCAGATCTGTGAGTCAGATTTGTGCTGTTTTAACTTCCCCACTAGATTACAATTTATACAAGATTGAGGCTGTAATAGATAAACCGTTTCCTGTAGTAACTTACATTTAAGAGGAAACATACGTCCCGTGCTGCTCGTCTTGCACAGTATCCTGAGATACAAGGAACAAATCTGTGTTCTACAACAAATATCTTTTCCATGATGTCTCTAGCTTAGTGGGTTTGCACACTTTACTTCTACGCTTTTAACTTTTCCTCTgtcatttcagtatttctaagtaCTGTCTGCTTTATAGTAGCATTTGCTAGCACTGGGGTAGGTACTTATTCTGCCCGGAAGTCAACGCAGACCATGAGTTCTGAAAAATCAGGTTTCTTACTGTTTAGAGCAGCTAATAAAACTgggaaataaattatattttaaaaaaaaaaaaaaagcaaacaaataccaAAACACTTTCAGCCACGCATTTTGGGACACTTCAGCGTTTGTAAAATAAGGCACTTGTTTGTTTTGGCAACTACCAGCATTGCTTAactcatgatttattttttctacgTGATTTTTCTCAAGACACTTTACCAAGGCAGTGTTCCAAAGCCAGGCTACACATGAACCAGTCCCATCCTGCAGCAGaggaaatagcattaaaaaaaaaaaaaaataaaaatcaagtgcCAGAAGGAAGGGCTGGATGGCCAACATGGCAGTTTTGGTGGTCTCTTAAATTTAAACAAGTTGTCTTCAACCTGTTCCCTCTCCTGTGGATCAGCCCACCCCAGTGCTATCCCTGTGTCACCAACTAGTCCAGGTAAGGCATTTTTAGTGTACCAAAGGTTCctttcagcagcatttctttGCAGCACTCAGCAGAAGCTTATCAGGCAGACGGATTTTAAGAGGCAACTAACAACTTACTCaaaggaaatgctgcttttcctacATAAAGGCAGTACAACCATGTACTAGTTCtactacttaattttttaaaggcTCAACATGAGACCAGCTAGTTGTAACTTGTGCTGGACTGTCCATTCCTCACCCATTGAGTTCTGATGATTCAAGTATTAAGTTCTCTTCAGGATGAGTGAATAAACAGTCCTGTGATAGactatttattgtatttattataCCAAGAGTTGAGCCAGTAAAAGTGGGTGTCAGGTATGGTTTAAGTCTCTTTCTCCCAAGCCTTTTAAAAGCTTCATCAGGTGGAGTTAAGAAAAGTCTTGCATGGCTTCCTGAAGACTCCAGTTCTGCCTAGTTCAGTGCATTCCTGTTTTAATGTTTCTGCTGCTCTTAGGTAGTGAAAGGGATACAGTATCTCAGTGACCTTCCTCAACAGCTGGCTGTCAGTGTCACAAACTATCACCTATTTGATGGCTGTAGGGTGCAGGCTGTAGTATAGgctccctttttaaaaagcagtgaggtCTTCCGTCAGATTATTTTATGGTAAAATAGAGTTTTCctatgcaaaagaaaatttactCTGCCTGCCACCAGTGAAGATAAGGAAATAGTGACATCTGCTTCATCTTGCAGTGAGTGTGAAATATGTTTGATTCACTTTTGATTATTATATTCTGAACTTCCCCCTTTCCTGACCATTTACTGTCCCCCCCACCATGTACACTTCACATGGTCAAATATATCCAGCAGATTTTAAAcactttatttaataaaagttaaacatacaaaactgaaattaacACACTTTGTATTCATAAAAATCACCTTCTCCCATTATAGGGAGAACCTCTTTCTATGTATGGATTCTAAACTACCAGTTGTAGAGTTTAGCTTGAGTTGTGACTCAGGTAACTGATGGACATTTCCACCAATCAGTGCATCAACAATTGCTGATGTGACCTGATCTAATTAACAAATTACAAAATGAGCTACATTAACATAATATACAGGGAAATAATGGTCAGGGTTAATGGACAAGAAACACCCTTTAATTATTTAATGGGGGAAACAGCTGATGTACTCTTGTCCACTAACTCAGCCCtagattttacaaaaataatatcTACATTGTATACAGGGCTACCCATTAACATCTTTAAACACATTACGGGTTCAGAGATGGCACCACTACCGTAAGTGAGAGACAAGTAACAGAGGAAAGCaaatcacacagaaaacacaagaaagCGAGAGCTTTTACACGTGGTTTCCTGAATGAAATTGAAGGGGCTCAGCAGCACTGTACTACAGCTGAAGTTACACTGAACACAAGGGCCAGTCAGTTATTTAAGGACAGACACTTCAGGCTAGCCTTTACTCACAAATGCCTAAGCGGGGTCTGGGCATTCGTATCCGCTGTGCTGCAGTTTGACCAGACTGGATGGAGCAGGCCCAGGCACAAGCCTTTGCTGCCTGTGACCATACCAGCAAACCTACAAGATCTGCCCCAGGGGAGATGACGGCTCCCTTCCGAAGCACAGCCCCACACGTTCTCCAGCTCTCTGATGCttggggagcggggggtgggtGTTTTTAAGTACAGTTCTCTACTTTGAAACTGGAGTTTAAATACCTCGTCCTATGGTTTTCTGGTTACATTTCAATAACCTCCTATTAAAATTTGatgagtatttaaaaagaaaaaaacagtatgtCCTCTGCTTAACTTTAGTGCAGGAAATTCAAACTGGAATTAAAGTCAGATTTATTGTTTCTAGCACATGAATCATCATTAGTAATAAAGATCCTATCGGCCCTGTTCTGCCCTCATTTACAGCTGTACAGATCGATCTTCAGTGGATTTGTGAAGGAGTAATTTACAACTTCCTTAGCAATTCCATGTGACATATAAGCTACAATGGAGTCGAGTTCTCTCTCCCAGAGCTGCAGCGGCTCTGTAATGCTGAGCTTGTCACTGAGACAGCACAGCACTGTGACGACAGAAACGAGGGAGGCTGTTAAGGTGCCATTTTTATACCACCACTTttcttaagggggaaaaaaaccccaaacttcacTACTAGTATGAATAGAAGATTCCAGAGATCAAAGCTGCAGATAACTACTGCTTCCAGAGTAACAGGTAACAGCAGTTCATGAAAGCATTTATCTGCAGAATGTATTTTAATGCAACTACAAAAAGTTTAATGATTAGGGGGGTCAAATCAATGGCTGGATATTTAAGGCTCGTATCAGCTGAAGCCAAAGTAACAGTGACAAAATGGACTATTCTCTATGTGCCaacaaataatttacttttagaaaaatataatgaTAAAAAGATAAGTGTAAAGCCCTGCAGAGATGAAGTTCCACCTTTTTCCTCTGTTACTGAGGCATCAAATGCCTGACATTATATTTAGAGGTATCTTGATATTGTGTCATAGGTTTGTCTGCAATTCCACATGTTCCAACTCCAACCTTGCCAGTTACGCTCTCAGGGGAAGCAAAAATACTCCTCTTTACCtgcaaattaaacagaaaacaccATTTCTGAATAATTACTATCTGgctcttaaaaaaaccacaagcaatcATTACCTTTTGAAGTGTTTCAGTATTCTCAACTTCTTACTTTATAGACAGGCATGCTTTCTAAAGGCTAGCTCATCTGTGACATGTTATCAGCAGGTGAGATAACAGAGCTGGGAACCTCCTGGCACCTCAGTACTGGATGTGATCATGGTACTCAAGACCTTGGTTCAGGCCAGTAATGATTAAAATTCACCTCTCATAAGATGATCGCTATTAAGACTGAAGTTTTACCACTTGGTCAAGCCATGATAAAAATTAAGTAAGGTTTTAAAATGTCCTTACTACCTTTTTTGCAGTATGCTTGTTATTCCAGGGCAATTACTTAGCACTGTCTGCCAGGTCATAAACACAGCCAGAAGTCAGGCTTGGAGGTTTAGACAGCCCTCAGGTTCCAAGCTCCAAACAAACACAACCTGGCAACTGACAGTGAGCCCTGATCTCCCAGCTAAGCTCTTAAGAGCGCTCCTCCAAAATCATCCGGTATAAAACCAGGCCTTTTAACTGTACAAAATACCAGTGGGGCACTTCAGAATCCCAAAGATGAACCCCTTTTAAATCCCTTTAAAAACcacttcctcctctctcccaaagTACCACACAGAAGTCTATGCTCTGTTGTTATTCACATActgacaaaagcaaacaaacctggccttttttgtttttagaataGGCTCTGTTGTTAAACTGTTGCCACTTGACTTTCTGGTCCTCTCGTTCTTGTTCAAGTTCTTTAATTCTCTGAgcttttttcaaagctttcttctttttatactCTCGTTGCTGAGCTATCATCTCTTttctggaaagaaggaaaaaagacattttatgttTGTGCCTTTTCATGTAAGAAACTAAAACCCCTGTAAGACAGACACGCACAATAGTTTTCTATAAGtgaatgacagaaaacaaaacttgtaaGTATTCTccacttctaggaaaaaaaaaccaaacaagtctTTCCATGCTTATTTTGTATATTTGGGCATaacaaccaccagcaccacctGATTAAGACCATGCCAAATGCAACGACCCACAGGATTGCATTAATTTATTTATGAAACTGAAAATGCACTTATCAGTGTTCCTGTATTTCAGAAACATCTAGGTTTTGGAAAATTTAAATAGCCCATTTGAGTGAAAACCTCAAACTTTTCTGGAGGTCTGCAGGACTCTCATGCTACCAAGACAGggatggaagaaaaagaatgaagacaAGTTACTTCACTACAGATACAGAAGTTGAAGGAGTCAATCTATGCCACGGTGCAGCACCCCTCAGAACAATCTCTTGGGGAAGGGATCATTGCCTATAGCAAACTATGAAATTGtactgccttttttccccccccaaaaatgtttaatgttaaaAATACCTTTCTATGTTAGACACAGCAGGATACTGAGTAAAGCACATCTCCCCAGCAATGGGGTCAACACAGCTATCCTAACACAAGGATGGGGCCGAGGCAGAAGTCCTTCGTACTGGTAAGTATACTCCATTGTGAGCCAGACCACAGATCTGAGTAAAGCCTGCACTAGATCTGGGCTGAAACTTGTAGgctctctgctttcaaagagtactaacttctttttttttttttaaatctactgcTTACATACTCGATACCTTGAGATAGCATAATCAGAGTATCTTGCCAGGATACGTAACACACATCATACCAGTCACAATAATCTACCAAACATTATATGCTAGCCTCATTTAAGATCCTTTTTCAAGCAAATGTGAAGATATTAAAGATATgtaaagtttcaaaaaaaaaaaaaaaagaagagatactaTTTGATTAACCAATTTTTATAGCTgcgggaaaaaaaataacaacaaagcagCTTTCAGACTTCTGCCTGTGTATTACTTACTTGGACATGGGTTTGTTGCCACTgtcctcttttgcttttcttccctcttccacaGGCTTGAGGTTGAACAGAGGTGTAACTTCAGCATTGCCATATCCAGCAAATGTGACCGCAGCTGTTCCATTCTCCTCATCTATTTCTTCAATCTCAGCTTCATAACACCTGTAAAGATATCATGGCTGTAAGCATGTGAGTAAAGCTTTAATACTCAGCCCTTCAACACCTACACTGTCAGCCAGCTAATGGCATTAAGTAAAAAAATGGCCAATACTGGCCTTCATTTTCAGGGACAATAGACAAATCAAACCAAGAGATTATTTCCTTAAGGTCAAAGGGACACAAGTACAAAGACTAGAATCTGCTGCATCTGACCTTTAGCATAAAAAAGCAGTGGCCTCACAGTTATCAAGACTAATGATTAATGCTGGGGCCAATCTAATCAGAAATCCTGATCTTGTTTCTATTTCTGGCAGGTCatgggactgaaaaaaaaaaaaagacccaggaAAATACTGCATTCACAGAACACAGCTTTCACTGAATTCACTGAGGAGTTTTGGAAAATGTCAGCTCACAGAGCAAAGCTTTGGTCCCATTTTTCACCAtatgaaaaagaattaagaaaaccTGAAGCTTTCAAAATATTCACCCTTCAACACTTACAAAGTTaaaagttttcttatttatttaaaatagcaattttgAAGTTTTAGGAGAAATCAGTCCATTTCATACTTATGTGTATGAAACATTTTGGTCAACCAAACTGACCTCataatgggaaagagaaaaaaaaaagacaactgataTCATTgccaaaagtatttaaaataattgagtctaaattcagagcaaaaggatACATCTAAagcaaaaaggggaagaaaatgagatgtTTCACAGACAGTATTCCACTTAGCATTTACCAAATTAATCTCTTGTGCAATTTTAGCAGGCCAACAACATCTTCAGTTGAGCTAAATGAAAATACACAGAAACCCAAACTGCATGAGgtaaaaaatattaatctctgGCTAGCTCTTCACGAAACACTGATCAGAGGTTGATTAATTCTATAGTTACATTAGACAGCTAGTTATTTCATAGACAAAACCCagcatttccaattaaaaattaatttccaattaGTGGCATAAACTAAGATACAGCAAGGATTTTTCTTGATAGTAATCAATTACATACATAATGCAATGACAAATTATGAATTATACATCCTAAAACCTTTATGAAAGACTGCTCCGACAGATCAATTCATTAAAGTCTGCCATTTATTACAT
The sequence above is a segment of the Larus michahellis chromosome 6, bLarMic1.1, whole genome shotgun sequence genome. Coding sequences within it:
- the SMNDC1 gene encoding survival of motor neuron-related-splicing factor 30, with the translated sequence MSEDLAKQLASYKAQLQQVEAALSGNAENEDLLKLKKDLQEVIELTKDLLSTQPSETLASSDSSASALPSHSWKVGDRCMAIWSEDGQCYEAEIEEIDEENGTAAVTFAGYGNAEVTPLFNLKPVEEGRKAKEDSGNKPMSKKEMIAQQREYKKKKALKKAQRIKELEQEREDQKVKWQQFNNRAYSKNKKGQVKRSIFASPESVTGKVGVGTCGIADKPMTQYQDTSKYNVRHLMPQ